A region of the Litchfieldia alkalitelluris genome:
ATGCACTTTCTCAGGATCAATAGTCTGTATATTACTGGCTGGCTGATGCCCCATGGCAAACGCACCTATTCCTACAGTTGTTAAAAATACGATTAACATTCCGATACCAAAAAATAGCCATATTTTTTCAAATTTATGTATGTGCATGGCTCTTCCCCCTATAAAATTAATTAATTGGTTAATAATAGATACAAAGGCTAAATTACAGTCGATCTAAAAAAAGAAAATAGACTCCAACCCATGTTACGATTAAGAAAAACCCAAGTAAAAATACAGATGCTAAAGTACCTTTTAATGAAGATCGATCTTCAACTTTTGACTTTAATTTTTTTACTTGATTTACCTCTACTTTTGGCATTTCTTTTAAGCCCCCTTTGTTATTAATTCCAGTGGATACATTTTCATCATACAAAACTATTTTTTTAATAAAACACCGTTTTTGTGATTTCACAAAATGTTCATTGATGAGTTTAACACTATGATAACTGTGTAAAATTGGTTTAACAGTGATATTAATCACAAAAGGCTTACAACAAATGTGAAAATATTGTGAAATGGATAGGAGTATCTGGCAAAATCAGAATCTAAAATCCTGAATGTTAGGCGTTCTAACTAATACTGAAAATGAATATGTATAGTATTGGTTTCTTATTATCTGAAGTCAAAAAGACAGGTAATCGCATATATTGTATTAAAACGATAAAAAGGTGGATTTTATATGAAGAGATATTATTGTTCTAAATGTCATTCATTACTATTGGATGCAAATGAAAATTGCGATAAATGTGGTAATAGTGAAGTGAATTGTATAGAAATCAATAACCAAAAATAAATTCAAAAGGAATCACTGTTTTCTATACAGTGATTTTCATTATTTAAAAGGGAATATACAACATGTGTGGAACTCTA
Encoded here:
- a CDS encoding cytochrome c oxidase subunit 2A, whose protein sequence is MPKVEVNQVKKLKSKVEDRSSLKGTLASVFLLGFFLIVTWVGVYFLFLDRL